In one Nicotiana tomentosiformis chromosome 6, ASM39032v3, whole genome shotgun sequence genomic region, the following are encoded:
- the LOC104104447 gene encoding uncharacterized protein, protein MDYQERQDPFVPALGKGVMQEVHKDQVQAHSQDPDRVFDALATLSSMILHPDKNNIDLIETEIRDQHAYYFHVDEELDSKSWYHDIKRFLEIREYPESATNAQKRALIRLANHFFLNGEVLYRRTPDLGLLRYVDAAEATRLLEEINTGTCGPHMNDFTLAKKIL, encoded by the coding sequence ATGGACTACCAAGAACGTCAAGATCCTTTCGTACCTGCATTGGGTAAAGGAGTTAtgcaagaggttcacaaagatcaAGTTCAAGCACATTCCCAGGATCCAGATCGAGTTTTCGATGCTCTCGCAACCTTGTCATCCATGATCCTACATCCAGATAAGAATAACATCGACCTTATTGAGACAGAGATCAGGGATCAGCATGCATACTATTTTCATGTAGATGAAGAGCTAGACAGTAAGTCGTGGTACCACGACATCAAAAGGTTCCTTGAAATAAGAGAATATCCAGAGAGCGCCACCAACGCTCAGAAGCGAGCACTCATAAGGCTAGCAAATCACTTTTTCCTCAATGGGGAAGTCCTGTATAGGAGGACCCCAGATTTGGGTCTGTTAAGATATGTAGATGCAGCCGAAGCAACCAGGCTATTAGAAGAAATAAATACAGGGACATGCGGACCCCACATGAACGACTTCACCTTAGCCAAGAAGATTTTATGa